The proteins below are encoded in one region of Aphanothece sacrum FPU1:
- the psb32 gene encoding photosystem II repair protein Psb32 — protein MKHLKSLIGLLLSFAIAITVIVAPAAATGVYDLPVLNAGSSIWVVDQAEAISLANENSLNNKFKKLAENTGNEIRFVAIRRLDYDQTIDTLTDKIFSKWYPTPEEQANQTLLVVDTFTNNTAMRQGETVKTLLTDDIANSIVTETIGYTLRDGEQYNKAFLAASDRLVAILSGNADPGPPEAKEINIESTFTSAEDTDDKISTIWVVVLLVLATAIPMATYFWYVGLPGR, from the coding sequence ATGAAACACCTAAAATCTTTAATAGGACTGCTATTATCCTTTGCGATCGCTATTACTGTCATTGTTGCCCCTGCTGCTGCTACAGGAGTGTATGATCTTCCTGTATTAAATGCGGGATCATCTATTTGGGTAGTCGATCAAGCAGAGGCCATCAGTTTAGCTAATGAAAACAGCTTAAATAATAAGTTTAAAAAATTAGCAGAAAACACCGGAAACGAAATCAGATTTGTGGCCATTCGTCGTTTAGATTATGATCAAACTATCGACACTTTGACTGATAAAATATTCAGTAAATGGTATCCTACCCCAGAAGAACAAGCCAATCAAACATTATTAGTAGTCGACACTTTTACTAACAATACTGCTATGCGTCAAGGAGAAACAGTTAAAACCCTTTTAACCGATGATATTGCTAATAGTATCGTCACGGAAACTATAGGTTATACTTTACGGGATGGCGAACAATATAACAAAGCATTTTTAGCCGCCAGTGATCGCCTAGTTGCTATATTATCAGGAAATGCTGATCCTGGCCCCCCAGAAGCGAAAGAAATTAACATTGAAAGTACCTTTACAAGTGCGGAAGATACAGATGATAAAATTTCCACAATTTGGGTAGTTGTGTTGTTAGTTTTAGCTACTGCTATTCCCATGGCAACTTATTTTTGGTATGTTGGTTTACCAGGAAGATAA
- a CDS encoding DUF3011 domain-containing protein, with product MMITRLNQLTLIAGISLGLILQTIPVSAQQNVTCESYKYRYQFCRVNTRGGVRLVRQLSNSSCRQGESWDYDRDGIWVDKGCSAEFSIRGKDTGYDNNNSDYNNNSNSGDGTAAAVVGGALIVGAIAAAISGGSDNNNNNNNNNNSSSGYPTITCNSKDNGYTRCPVDTRRGEVYLQRQLSQAGCWEGDTWGYDREGIWVDKGCRGLFEVRR from the coding sequence ATGATGATTACTCGCCTTAACCAACTAACATTAATTGCGGGCATTAGTCTCGGACTAATTTTACAAACAATTCCCGTCTCTGCCCAACAAAATGTCACTTGTGAATCTTACAAATATCGTTATCAATTTTGTCGAGTTAATACTCGTGGGGGGGTAAGACTTGTTAGACAACTTAGTAATAGTAGTTGTCGTCAAGGAGAGTCTTGGGACTATGATAGAGATGGTATCTGGGTAGATAAAGGTTGTAGTGCTGAATTTTCTATTCGAGGCAAAGATACGGGTTACGATAATAATAATAGTGACTACAATAATAATAGTAATAGTGGGGATGGTACCGCAGCCGCAGTTGTTGGTGGTGCATTAATTGTTGGTGCTATTGCCGCAGCGATCTCAGGTGGCTCTGATAACAACAATAACAACAATAACAACAATAATTCATCGAGTGGCTACCCAACTATTACTTGTAATTCTAAAGATAATGGGTATACTCGTTGTCCGGTAGATACTCGTCGTGGTGAGGTTTATCTTCAACGTCAACTGAGTCAAGCAGGTTGTTGGGAAGGAGATACTTGGGGATACGATAGAGAAGGTATTTGGGTTGATAAAGGGTGTCGTGGCCTGTTTGAAGTTAGAAGATAA
- a CDS encoding TAXI family TRAP transporter solute-binding subunit — MKQRLYYFFCIFLAVMVMLLVFIPSHTVAQTPPLEINIVTGNETGEYYSIAKDLEKLARTKNLDLDIIPTKGALQNVDNVFYYQSVALGITQGDILAFLNTFANKDEEVRRQAESIRVVLPLYKEQVHIITRQYIKSVEQLTGKRVSIGESGSGTSTTAATLIYQLNINPKKLETLDIKRGIDALRKKEIDALFYIVGIPAQVLQEQIFPDDNFHILPLILPSQPDDEFLAKLYSKAVIPAKTYPWQTDKVETLSVQSFLFTVAEENCDRVTPVVKLIRENLSWLKENGDPVWKQVNLKDLSELDSTRTSKCAA; from the coding sequence ATGAAACAACGACTATATTATTTTTTTTGTATATTCCTGGCAGTAATGGTAATGCTACTTGTGTTTATCCCGTCCCATACAGTAGCACAAACGCCACCTTTAGAAATTAATATTGTCACAGGAAATGAGACAGGAGAATACTATTCTATAGCCAAAGATCTAGAAAAATTAGCTCGAACCAAGAATTTAGATCTTGATATCATTCCCACAAAAGGAGCATTACAAAATGTTGATAATGTATTCTACTACCAAAGTGTTGCATTAGGAATTACTCAAGGTGATATCTTGGCATTTCTTAATACCTTTGCGAATAAAGATGAAGAAGTGCGCCGTCAAGCAGAATCAATTAGAGTAGTTCTTCCCCTTTATAAAGAACAAGTACATATCATTACAAGGCAATACATTAAATCCGTAGAACAATTAACAGGAAAACGAGTATCTATTGGAGAGTCAGGAAGTGGTACAAGTACCACAGCAGCAACTTTAATCTATCAGCTAAATATTAACCCTAAAAAGTTAGAAACCCTAGATATTAAACGAGGCATTGATGCACTTCGTAAAAAAGAAATTGATGCTCTATTTTATATTGTAGGCATACCCGCCCAAGTATTGCAAGAGCAAATTTTTCCAGATGATAACTTCCACATTTTACCCTTAATATTGCCCTCACAACCGGATGATGAGTTTTTGGCAAAATTATACTCAAAAGCGGTAATTCCCGCTAAAACTTATCCTTGGCAAACAGACAAAGTAGAAACCTTAAGTGTTCAATCTTTTCTCTTTACAGTTGCCGAAGAAAACTGTGATCGTGTAACTCCTGTAGTCAAATTAATCCGAGAAAATTTATCTTGGTTGAAAGAAAATGGCGACCCTGTTTGGAAACAAGTTAACCTAAAAGACTTATCTGAACTAGACTCTACACGAACTTCTAAATGTGCCGCTTGA
- a CDS encoding ATP-binding protein — MNQNLNYYYLIYQEISSLLLYQSIFNDEVGRAFLKLLKTIYSRHETDVNFHCLTAYSHWFKVLAFQGISWQDHLINKILLDNNPFSQQVQIMTLQNLPNALIEASKHDLSILNTLYNLPLEAISQWVKQSANVPFSPLVVQLDNSNNTFLHQSDNWENCLEELAQYYRQQGTGIFAEYKALKWQDSQLIGISHPDPIKLNELVGYEAQKDTLIKNTKMLLSGYSALNVLLYGSRGSGKSSLVKGLLNEYSSQGLRLIEVNKSQLHNLPLIVDQVRNIPQKFIMFVDDLSFEEDNDGFKALKVVLEGSVTAKAKNVVVYATSNRRHLIREFFADRPRPSDADEIHNWDTVQEKLSFSDRFGLTLTFEPANQDIYLNIVHHLAQQLNINLPLEELEFKAKQWATKYNGRSGRTARQFIDFLQGELIMDN; from the coding sequence ATGAATCAAAACTTAAATTATTATTATCTCATTTATCAAGAAATTTCGTCTCTTTTACTTTATCAATCTATTTTTAATGATGAAGTTGGAAGGGCTTTTCTCAAACTGTTAAAGACGATTTATTCTCGCCATGAAACTGATGTAAATTTTCATTGTTTAACTGCTTATAGTCATTGGTTTAAAGTATTAGCCTTTCAAGGAATTAGTTGGCAAGATCATCTAATTAATAAAATCCTATTAGATAACAATCCTTTTAGTCAACAAGTTCAAATTATGACCTTACAAAATTTACCTAATGCTTTAATTGAAGCAAGTAAGCATGATTTAAGTATTTTAAATACTTTATATAATTTACCTCTTGAAGCCATTAGTCAATGGGTAAAACAATCAGCAAATGTTCCTTTTTCTCCTTTAGTTGTACAATTAGATAATTCTAATAATACGTTTTTACATCAATCTGATAATTGGGAGAATTGTTTAGAAGAATTAGCTCAATATTATCGTCAACAAGGAACAGGTATTTTTGCTGAGTATAAAGCTTTGAAATGGCAAGATAGTCAATTAATAGGTATTTCTCATCCTGATCCGATTAAATTAAATGAATTGGTGGGTTATGAAGCACAAAAAGACACTTTAATCAAGAATACAAAGATGTTATTATCTGGTTATTCTGCCCTTAATGTTTTATTATATGGCAGTCGTGGATCGGGCAAATCTTCTTTAGTTAAAGGGTTATTAAATGAATATAGTTCTCAAGGTTTAAGATTAATAGAGGTCAATAAGTCTCAATTACATAATTTACCTTTAATTGTGGATCAAGTGAGAAATATTCCTCAAAAATTTATTATGTTTGTTGATGATTTATCTTTTGAAGAAGATAACGATGGTTTTAAAGCATTAAAGGTAGTTTTAGAAGGAAGTGTCACAGCAAAAGCCAAAAATGTCGTAGTTTATGCGACTTCTAATAGACGACATTTAATTCGAGAATTTTTTGCTGATCGTCCTCGTCCTAGTGATGCAGATGAAATTCATAATTGGGATACAGTACAAGAAAAATTGTCCTTTAGCGATCGCTTTGGTTTAACCTTGACTTTTGAACCGGCAAATCAAGATATTTATCTCAATATTGTCCATCATTTAGCCCAACAATTAAACATTAATTTACCATTAGAGGAGTTAGAATTTAAAGCTAAACAATGGGCTACTAAATATAATGGTAGATCAGGAAGAACCGCTCGACAATTTATTGATTTTTTACAAGGAGAGTTGATAATGGACAATTGA
- a CDS encoding leucyl aminopeptidase, whose product MDIRGTDTSLLSWNGDALALGFFEDSTEITGELSQLEEKLGGTLQELITETEFEGKSGTSAVTRVGGNSPIRKVMLVGLGKVDEVNINTVRLAAAAIARMAKKEKVKTLAINLPVVNDNSTDTVAAIAEGIILSLHQDNRFKSEPEEKAPLLETVDILGVGEQTEAIKRTEMVCSGVILARELVAAPANTVTPVTFAETAQKIATDYGLDLKILEQEDCENLGMGAFLGVAKASDLPPKFIHLTYKPSKTPKRKLAIVGKSLTFDSGGLNIKGAGSGIETMKMDMGGGAATLGAAQAIGQLKPDVEVHFICAATENMISGKAMHPGDILTASNGKTIEVNNTDAEGRLTLADALVFAEKLEVDGIIDLATLTGACIIALGDHISGLWSTDDTLASEIKTAAEAAGEKFWQMPLEDKYFEGLKSPIADMKNTGPRAGGSITAALFLKQFIKETPWAHLDVAGPVWADKENGVNNAGATGFPVRTLVNWVLNQ is encoded by the coding sequence ATGGATATTCGTGGGACAGATACCTCCTTATTAAGCTGGAATGGAGACGCACTGGCTTTAGGCTTTTTTGAGGATTCTACAGAAATAACTGGAGAATTAAGCCAGTTAGAGGAGAAATTAGGAGGAACCCTACAAGAATTAATCACTGAAACTGAATTTGAGGGAAAATCAGGCACTAGCGCAGTAACTCGTGTGGGAGGTAATAGTCCCATTCGTAAAGTGATGTTAGTCGGGTTAGGCAAAGTTGATGAGGTTAACATCAATACAGTTCGGTTAGCTGCTGCTGCGATCGCACGTATGGCCAAAAAAGAAAAGGTCAAAACCTTGGCCATTAATCTTCCTGTAGTTAATGATAACTCCACTGATACGGTAGCCGCGATCGCCGAAGGTATCATTCTTTCCCTACATCAAGATAACCGTTTTAAGTCAGAACCCGAAGAAAAAGCCCCATTACTAGAAACTGTAGACATTTTAGGGGTAGGAGAGCAAACTGAAGCCATTAAACGCACAGAAATGGTCTGTTCTGGGGTAATTTTAGCACGAGAATTAGTAGCGGCCCCCGCTAATACCGTCACTCCTGTCACTTTTGCCGAAACTGCCCAAAAAATTGCTACAGACTACGGGTTAGACCTAAAAATTTTAGAACAAGAAGACTGTGAAAATTTAGGCATGGGGGCCTTTTTAGGAGTAGCCAAAGCCTCAGATTTACCGCCTAAATTCATTCATTTGACCTATAAACCTTCAAAAACCCCGAAACGCAAACTAGCCATTGTGGGTAAAAGTTTAACCTTTGACTCCGGGGGACTTAATATTAAAGGAGCAGGTAGTGGCATCGAAACCATGAAAATGGACATGGGAGGAGGGGCCGCCACATTAGGGGCCGCCCAAGCTATTGGTCAACTTAAACCCGATGTGGAGGTTCATTTTATTTGTGCTGCCACAGAAAATATGATTAGTGGTAAGGCCATGCACCCAGGGGATATTTTAACCGCGTCTAATGGCAAAACCATTGAGGTGAATAATACGGATGCTGAGGGACGTTTAACCTTAGCTGATGCCTTGGTTTTTGCCGAAAAATTAGAAGTAGATGGGATCATAGATTTAGCGACTTTGACCGGAGCTTGTATTATTGCATTAGGGGATCATATTTCTGGGTTATGGAGTACAGATGATACTTTAGCCAGTGAGATTAAAACCGCCGCAGAAGCTGCCGGAGAAAAGTTCTGGCAAATGCCCTTAGAAGATAAGTATTTTGAGGGGTTAAAGTCTCCTATTGCAGATATGAAGAATACGGGGCCCAGGGCCGGAGGGTCTATTACGGCGGCCTTATTCTTGAAACAGTTTATTAAGGAAACACCTTGGGCCCATTTAGATGTAGCCGGCCCAGTTTGGGCCGATAAAGAGAATGGGGTTAATAATGCGGGGGCCACGGGTTTTCCGGTGCGTACCCTGGTTAATTGGGTGTTGAATCAATAA
- a CDS encoding PEP-CTERM sorting domain-containing protein, producing MNYPTVRRMGFPTSQGTASNKTEVLLGCLTGIKGKRNGEKIIGLQPTGTPIPGNEPFNVDNLISLNAQQLTGDGFGFLTKEGNYASPFFASFLPTPGYLEVFSAPPFIPGPNSFGPEDSELSISFSASIKSFSHSSAGTVPEPLTILGAGTAMGFGSFFKRKLTKTKNNKA from the coding sequence ATGAACTACCCCACCGTAAGACGGATGGGGTTTCCAACTTCACAGGGAACTGCATCTAACAAAACCGAAGTTTTGTTAGGTTGTCTTACGGGAATTAAGGGTAAACGAAATGGTGAAAAAATTATTGGTCTACAACCTACGGGAACTCCCATCCCAGGAAACGAACCTTTCAATGTTGACAATTTGATTAGTTTAAATGCTCAGCAGTTAACAGGTGACGGTTTTGGGTTTCTGACTAAAGAAGGAAACTATGCTAGTCCATTTTTCGCTAGTTTCTTACCAACACCAGGTTATTTAGAAGTTTTTTCTGCACCACCATTTATACCTGGTCCTAATAGTTTTGGACCGGAAGATAGTGAGTTGTCGATTAGTTTTTCGGCAAGTATTAAGTCATTTAGTCATTCTTCGGCCGGTACAGTTCCTGAACCTTTAACTATTTTGGGGGCAGGAACTGCTATGGGTTTTGGCAGTTTCTTTAAGCGAAAACTAACTAAAACAAAAAATAATAAAGCCTAA
- a CDS encoding XisI protein has protein sequence MERLDHYRQCIRKLLNQQATIAQESPEIECQLIFDIEHDHYQLLDLGWDGLKRIYNCFIHLDIKNDKIWIQRNMTEIDIGQLLVEMGVSKEDIVLGLHPPYKRPYTGYGVA, from the coding sequence ATGGAGAGATTAGATCATTACCGTCAATGTATTCGTAAGCTGCTAAACCAACAAGCAACAATTGCACAAGAAAGTCCAGAAATTGAATGCCAACTAATTTTTGATATAGAACATGACCACTATCAGTTATTAGATCTCGGCTGGGATGGTCTGAAGCGAATTTACAACTGTTTTATTCATTTAGATATTAAAAATGACAAGATCTGGATTCAGCGCAATATGACGGAAATAGATATTGGACAACTATTGGTGGAGATGGGAGTATCTAAAGAGGATATTGTTTTGGGCTTGCATCCTCCTTATAAACGTCCTTATACAGGATATGGAGTTGCATAA
- a CDS encoding XisH family protein — protein MAAKDLFHDAVRKSLLKEQWVITDDPLRIRIEGVRFKIDLAAEKVFAAEKEGRRIAVEIKSFLNNSALSDFHTALGQFLNYRLALQMTEPHRILYLAIPFDTFDSFFQELFVQQAIKLYQLNLIVYDPKEEVIIEWRD, from the coding sequence ATGGCAGCTAAAGACTTATTTCATGATGCTGTAAGAAAATCTCTCTTGAAAGAGCAGTGGGTGATTACAGATGACCCATTGAGAATCAGGATTGAAGGGGTCAGATTTAAGATTGATTTGGCAGCAGAAAAGGTCTTTGCGGCTGAGAAAGAGGGGCGAAGAATTGCCGTAGAAATCAAAAGCTTTCTGAACAACTCTGCCCTCAGTGATTTTCATACTGCCTTGGGGCAATTTTTAAATTACCGCCTTGCCTTACAAATGACTGAACCACATAGGATATTATATCTGGCAATACCATTTGATACATTCGATTCTTTCTTTCAAGAACTATTTGTTCAACAGGCTATTAAGCTTTATCAACTCAATCTTATTGTTTACGATCCTAAAGAGGAGGTAATTATCGAATGGAGAGATTAG
- a CDS encoding vitamin K epoxide reductase family protein has protein sequence MSRKRSVPWIYRWSRPIIGAIAIAGAILTAYLAITKLTGGEVACGVSQAESLKSGCKGVLDSPYATVFGLPLSLFGSLAYSSMAVFSLGPLLIKPETNKTFRKQLDEWTWLLLLAGGTSMAVFSGYLMYILATDLKSVCYYCIGSATFSLALMALSILGREWEEIGQLFFIPVVVAMITLVGTLGVYANVNGPTADGRLPIEQPTTEAKPPEGWKITSQSGEAEIALAKHLTAIGAKMYGAYWCPHCFEQKQIFGEEAFKDVTYLECASDGKNPQTQACLAADIKSFPTWDVKGQKLSGAQLPEKLAKVSGYTGPTNFKYTLPGR, from the coding sequence ATGAGTCGTAAACGTTCTGTTCCTTGGATTTACCGTTGGTCTCGTCCGATCATTGGTGCGATCGCTATTGCTGGTGCTATTCTAACCGCTTATCTGGCTATTACGAAACTGACAGGGGGAGAAGTGGCTTGTGGGGTTAGTCAAGCAGAAAGCTTAAAATCAGGTTGTAAAGGTGTTCTTGATAGTCCCTATGCCACTGTTTTTGGCTTACCCTTAAGTTTATTCGGTTCTCTGGCTTATAGCAGTATGGCCGTCTTTTCTTTAGGGCCTTTATTAATTAAACCTGAAACTAATAAAACTTTTAGAAAACAACTCGATGAATGGACTTGGTTACTCCTTTTAGCTGGAGGAACCTCAATGGCTGTTTTTAGTGGCTATTTGATGTATATTTTAGCCACAGATCTTAAATCTGTTTGTTATTACTGTATCGGGTCTGCAACGTTTTCTTTGGCTTTAATGGCATTAAGTATTTTGGGCCGAGAATGGGAAGAAATCGGTCAACTCTTTTTTATTCCAGTTGTTGTCGCTATGATTACTCTAGTAGGAACATTAGGGGTTTATGCCAATGTTAATGGCCCTACAGCAGACGGCCGTTTACCGATTGAACAACCGACAACTGAAGCTAAACCACCTGAAGGCTGGAAAATTACCAGTCAGTCAGGGGAAGCAGAAATTGCTTTAGCGAAACATTTAACCGCGATCGGTGCGAAAATGTATGGGGCTTATTGGTGTCCCCATTGTTTTGAGCAAAAACAAATTTTTGGAGAAGAAGCATTTAAAGATGTTACTTATCTTGAATGTGCTTCTGATGGCAAAAATCCTCAGACTCAGGCTTGTCTGGCCGCAGATATTAAGTCTTTTCCTACGTGGGATGTTAAGGGACAAAAATTATCAGGGGCCCAACTTCCTGAAAAATTAGCGAAAGTGTCTGGTTATACGGGACCAACAAACTTTAAATATACTCTTCCTGGCCGTTAA
- the btpA gene encoding photosystem I biogenesis protein BtpA, whose amino-acid sequence MDLIQTFNTKNPIIGVVHLLPLPTSARWGGSLTAVIERAEQEATALAAGGVNGIIVENFFDAPFTKNRVDPAVISSMTLIVDRIKNLVVVPVGINLLRNDALGAMAIASTINAQFIRVNVLTGIMATDQGLIEGNAHELLRYRRELGSDVAILADVLVKHARPLGTPNLTTAVQDTIERGLADGVILSGWATGSPPSLEDLELATAAAKRTPVLIGSGANWDNIGTLMQAADGVIVASSLKRHGKITEPIDPIRVAQFVEAAQEISAFKEKSKSEQPLKLTS is encoded by the coding sequence GTGGACTTGATTCAAACGTTTAACACCAAAAACCCGATCATTGGGGTAGTTCATTTGTTACCCCTGCCCACCTCTGCTCGTTGGGGAGGAAGTTTAACTGCTGTTATCGAACGGGCAGAACAAGAAGCCACAGCCCTCGCCGCAGGGGGAGTTAATGGGATTATTGTCGAAAATTTCTTTGATGCGCCTTTTACTAAAAATCGGGTTGATCCGGCTGTTATCAGTTCTATGACCTTAATTGTAGATCGCATCAAAAATTTAGTGGTGGTTCCGGTAGGGATCAATTTATTGCGGAATGATGCTTTAGGCGCAATGGCGATCGCGTCTACCATCAATGCCCAATTTATTCGGGTAAATGTCCTCACAGGCATCATGGCTACTGATCAAGGATTAATAGAAGGAAATGCTCACGAATTACTGCGCTATAGGCGAGAATTAGGGTCTGATGTGGCAATTTTAGCGGATGTCTTAGTCAAACACGCCCGACCTTTAGGAACCCCTAATCTAACTACGGCGGTTCAAGATACCATTGAAAGAGGATTAGCTGATGGAGTCATTCTGTCAGGATGGGCAACTGGAAGTCCTCCGAGTCTAGAAGATTTAGAATTGGCAACTGCTGCGGCTAAGAGAACCCCTGTATTAATAGGTAGTGGGGCCAATTGGGATAATATCGGAACCCTGATGCAAGCAGCTGATGGGGTCATTGTGGCTAGTTCATTGAAACGTCATGGTAAAATTACGGAACCCATTGATCCGATTCGAGTGGCCCAATTTGTAGAAGCGGCCCAAGAAATTAGCGCATTTAAAGAAAAATCAAAATCTGAGCAACCTCTCAAACTGACTTCATAA
- a CDS encoding Uma2 family endonuclease, giving the protein MVAQLNNLTTPEIIYPDSDGKPMADNTLQFRWITLIKANLDWLFNQDDQVFVAGDLLWYPVEGNNKKRQAPDIMVVFGRPKEERGSYQQWKENNIAPQVVFEILSPGNTQTEMSRKLLFYERYGVEEYYIYDPNKNELSGLLRGEEGLEIIEDINGWVSPLLGIRFEFAEPELKLYYPNGESFTTYTEERQRAEKLAAKLKELGVNLDEYL; this is encoded by the coding sequence ATGGTTGCTCAACTTAATAATTTAACAACGCCAGAGATAATTTATCCAGACAGCGATGGTAAACCAATGGCAGATAATACCCTTCAGTTTCGTTGGATTACCCTAATTAAAGCCAATTTAGACTGGTTATTTAATCAAGACGATCAAGTTTTTGTGGCAGGAGATTTACTCTGGTATCCCGTAGAAGGCAACAATAAAAAACGACAAGCACCCGATATCATGGTAGTATTTGGACGACCCAAAGAAGAAAGAGGATCATATCAACAATGGAAAGAAAATAATATTGCTCCTCAAGTTGTTTTTGAAATTCTCTCACCAGGGAATACACAAACAGAAATGAGTCGAAAATTGCTCTTTTATGAACGTTATGGGGTAGAAGAATATTATATTTATGATCCCAATAAGAATGAATTGAGTGGTTTATTACGGGGAGAAGAAGGATTAGAAATTATCGAAGATATTAACGGTTGGGTGAGTCCCCTTTTAGGTATTCGCTTTGAATTTGCAGAACCAGAATTAAAATTATATTATCCCAATGGGGAAAGTTTTACCACCTACACAGAAGAAAGACAACGGGCTGAAAAATTAGCCGCAAAATTAAAAGAATTAGGAGTTAATTTAGATGAATATTTGTAG
- a CDS encoding Bdr protein translates to MSQTPITVTYSLEEILGQINQKLDKIDDRFDRIEEDLTDLKIGQTRLEGKIEKLEIDLNGKIEKLEIDLNGKIEKLETDLNGKIEKIETNLNGRIDKLETELKGEIKTLSTEVQGIGKRLDTQEFINRSVVVGFVLGITTGIIKLLFPNFPNR, encoded by the coding sequence ATGAGTCAAACACCCATCACTGTGACTTACTCGTTAGAAGAAATTTTAGGTCAAATTAATCAAAAATTAGACAAGATTGATGATAGGTTTGACCGTATTGAAGAAGATCTTACAGACCTTAAGATTGGACAAACTAGACTTGAAGGAAAAATTGAAAAACTCGAAATTGATCTCAACGGAAAAATTGAGAAACTCGAAATCGATCTCAACGGAAAAATTGAGAAACTTGAAACCGATCTTAATGGAAAAATTGAAAAAATTGAAACTAATCTCAATGGAAGAATCGATAAATTGGAAACCGAACTTAAGGGGGAAATCAAAACACTTTCTACAGAAGTTCAGGGAATTGGTAAACGGTTAGATACTCAAGAATTTATTAATCGTTCTGTTGTCGTTGGTTTTGTCTTAGGCATTACTACCGGAATCATTAAATTATTGTTCCCAAATTTCCCTAATCGATGA
- the ychF gene encoding redox-regulated ATPase YchF encodes MLQAGIVGLPNVGKSTLFNALVANAKAEAANFPFCTIEPNVGVVAVPDERLEVLAKLSHSEKIVPTRMEFVDIAGLVKGASQGEGLGNQFLANIREVDAIVHVVRCFDDDDIIHVSGSVDPARDIEVINLELALADLSQAEKRLERARKQVKGKKEGQEEIPALEAIVAALNEGIGARHVELTEEQEELIKSLGLLTRKPIIYAANVSEDDLAKGNEWVEEVKKIAAKDNAKVVIVSAQVESELVEIPEEEKTDYLEALGVKEGGLKSLIKATYELLGLRTYLTTGPQETRAWTIQAGMKAPQAAGVIHTDFERGFIRAETVSYDDLVTYKTMNAAKEKGLVRSEGKEYVVQEGDVLLFRFNV; translated from the coding sequence ATGCTACAAGCTGGAATTGTGGGACTACCCAATGTGGGTAAATCGACTTTATTTAACGCCCTAGTCGCTAACGCTAAAGCAGAGGCCGCTAATTTTCCTTTTTGTACCATTGAACCGAATGTTGGAGTGGTAGCCGTTCCTGATGAACGTTTAGAGGTATTAGCTAAACTCTCACATTCCGAGAAAATTGTACCGACTCGCATGGAATTTGTTGATATTGCTGGTTTAGTTAAAGGGGCCAGTCAAGGAGAAGGTTTAGGTAATCAATTTTTGGCTAATATTCGAGAAGTAGATGCGATCGTTCATGTGGTACGTTGTTTCGATGACGATGATATTATTCATGTATCGGGTTCTGTTGATCCGGCTAGAGATATTGAAGTCATTAATTTAGAACTGGCTTTAGCTGATCTCTCCCAAGCTGAAAAACGTCTGGAACGGGCAAGAAAGCAGGTTAAGGGCAAAAAAGAAGGACAAGAAGAAATACCTGCCTTAGAAGCGATTGTAGCTGCTCTCAATGAAGGAATTGGGGCGCGTCACGTCGAATTAACTGAAGAACAAGAGGAATTAATTAAATCTTTGGGGTTACTGACCCGAAAACCTATCATTTACGCGGCTAATGTGTCAGAAGATGATTTAGCTAAAGGTAATGAATGGGTTGAAGAAGTCAAAAAAATAGCGGCCAAAGATAACGCTAAAGTAGTGATAGTTTCGGCTCAAGTTGAATCAGAATTAGTGGAGATTCCAGAGGAAGAAAAAACGGATTATTTAGAAGCTTTAGGAGTTAAAGAAGGGGGTTTAAAATCATTAATTAAAGCAACTTATGAGTTATTAGGTTTAAGAACTTATTTAACGACTGGGCCCCAAGAAACTCGCGCTTGGACGATTCAGGCAGGGATGAAAGCACCTCAAGCGGCTGGGGTTATTCATACTGATTTTGAGAGGGGATTTATTAGGGCTGAAACGGTTTCTTATGATGATTTAGTCACCTATAAAACCATGAATGCGGCTAAAGAAAAAGGGTTAGTTCGTAGCGAGGGTAAAGAGTATGTTGTTCAAGAAGGAGATGTACTATTATTTAGGTTTAATGTTTGA